Proteins from a genomic interval of Zingiber officinale cultivar Zhangliang chromosome 1B, Zo_v1.1, whole genome shotgun sequence:
- the LOC121988239 gene encoding proline-rich receptor-like protein kinase PERK9 isoform X1, with the protein MSSSPSPSSSASPPTSTVSPPTRLPSSPPPLPSPPPPPSGTVPSQPVPSRSPPPATSQPPPSTVPPRPSVPSAPTTPNAPPPLATQPSHSSAPPTGTPLPPSAKPPRSSSSPPPTPASSNPPSVLPGLTSPPGSPPSNSSATPNPPGLSPPSLVTPPGTAIDPHKSNPNRPSNRSSDASEGGRSSGIGGLSTGPVVAIGVVIVLIAFSLVGFAVCIIRKRRKAVADHNARVVMPSSFRSSISESSLSRSPTAPLVQHQKSETTSRTNSLSETPRAGKTLSFSYEELYRITNGFSPQNILGEGGFGSVYKGCLPDGREVAVKQLKIESRQGDREFKSEVEIISRVHHRHLVSLVGYCISYDQRLLVYDFVPNGTLESHLHGKNTRPVMDWATRVKVAAGAARGIAYLHEDCNPKIIHRDIKSSNILLDNNFEAQVSDFGLARLALELDACTHVTTRVMGTFGYLAPEYASSGKLTEKSDVFSFGVVLLELITGEKPVDNTRPSGDEGLVEWARPLLSQALKTGELGELPDPRLHENFDKREMFRMIEAAAACTRHSASMRPQMGKVGRFLDSLADIDLTSGITPGQSEAFNVANSADIRIFQQLAYGNPGSSSDYSHSHSYSYWSNQNDV; encoded by the exons ATGTCTTCTtcgccttctccttcttcttcggcATCTCCTCCGACTTCCACGGTGTCTCCTCCTACTCGACTACCATCTTCCCCGCCGCCGCTGCCGTCGCCTCCACCACCTCCTTCAGGTACCGTCCCCTCGCAGCCGGTGCCATCTCGCTCTCCGCCACCTGCCACTTCCCAGCCACCACCTTCCACTGTCCCTCCACGTCCTTCCGTACCTTCAGCTCCGACTACTCCTAATGCCCCACCTCCTCTAGCGACACAGCCTTCACATTCTAGTGCGCCGCCAACAGGTACTCCGCTACCACCATCGGCTAAGCCACCTAGGAGTTCGTCTTCACCACCACCAACACCGGCGTCCTCAAACCCTCCTTCGGTACTACCTGGTCTAACTTCGCCGCCCGGTTCTCCTCCTAGTAATTCTTCTGCAACTCCTAATCCACCTGGTCTTTCTCCTCCATCCCTAGTTACTCCTCCGGGCACTGCAATTGATCCTCATAAATCGAATCCCAATAGACCAAGCAATCGAAGTTCAGATGCGTCAGAGGGAGGTAGAAGCTCTGGAATTGGTGGCCTTTCGACTGGACCTGTTGTAGCTATTGGAGTTGTAATAGTTCTTATTGCATTTAGTTTGGTGGGATTTGCAGTTTGCATTATCAGGAAGCGCAGAAAAGCTGTTGCTGACCACAATGCAAGGGTTGTCATGCCTTCTTCATTTAGATCTTCAATTTCAG AATCATCCCTTTCAAGGTCCCCAACAGCCCCTCTTGTGCAACACCAGAAGTCTGAAACAACTTCAAGAACCAATTCATTATCTGAAACACCAAGGGCTGGTAAAACACTATCATTTTCATATGAAGAGTTATACAGAATCACCAATGGTTTCTCACCTCAAAATATATTGGGAGAGGGTGGATTTGGTTCTGTTTACAAAGGGTGCTTACCTGATGGAAGAGAAGTGGCCGTAAAGCAATTAAAAATTGAAAGTAGGCAAGGTGACCGTGAGTTCAAATCTGAAGTGGAGATTATCAGCCGTGTGCACCATCGCCATTTGGTTTCTCTTGTAGGGTATTGCATATCATACGATCAAAGGCTGCTTGTGTATGATTTTGTGCCCAATGGAACACTTGAATCTCATCTTCATG GGAAGAACACAAGACCTGTAATGGATTGGGCAACCAGGGTGAAGGTTGCTGCTGGTGCAGCTCGTGGCATTGCTTACCTGCATGAGGATT GTAATCCGAAAATAATTCATAGAGATATAAAGTCTTCCAACATTCTATTGGACAATAACTTTGAAGCTCAG GTTTCTGATTTTGGCCTTGCAAGGTTAGCTTTGGAACTGGATGCTTGTACACATGTAACTACTCGTGTGATGGGGACATTTGG GTATTTGGCACCTGAATATGCGTCCAGTGGCAAATTGACTGAAAAATCTGATGTTTTTTCTTTTGGTGTTGTGCTTTTGGAACTTATTACTGGAGAAAAGCCGGTTGACAATACAAGGCCATCGGGTGACGAGGGCCTTGTTGAGTGG GCACGACCATTGCTTTCCCAAGCACTTAAAACTGGCGAGCTTGGAGAATTACCTGATCCTAGACTCCATGAGAACTTTGATAAAAGAGAAATGTTCCGTATGATTGAAGCAGCCGCTGCATGTACCCGTCATTCAGCATCGATGAGGCCTCAAATGGGGAAG GTGGGCCGGTTTCTTGACAGTCTTGCCGACATCGATCTTACCAGCGGTATAACACCAGGACAGAGCGAAGCCTTCAATGTAGCTAATTCAGCGGACATCAGAATATTTCAGCAGTTGGCATATGGCAACCCTGGTTCTAGTTCTGACTACAGCCACTCCCATTCCTATTCCTATTGGAGTAATCAAAATGATGTATAA
- the LOC121988239 gene encoding proline-rich receptor-like protein kinase PERK8 isoform X2, translating to MSSSPSPSSSASPPTSTVSPPTRLPSSPPPLPSPPPPPSGTVPSQPVPSRSPPPATSQPPPSTVPPRPSVPSAPTTPNAPPPLATQPSHSSAPPTGTPLPPSAKPPRSSSSPPPTPASSNPPSVLPGLTSPPGSPPSNSSATPNPPGLSPPSLVTPPGTAIDPHKSNPNRPSNRSSDASEGGRSSGIGGLSTGPVVAIGVVIVLIAFSLVGFAVCIIRKRRKAVADHNARVVMPSSFRSSISESSLSRSPTAPLVQHQKSETTSRTNSLSETPRAEGGFGSVYKGCLPDGREVAVKQLKIESRQGDREFKSEVEIISRVHHRHLVSLVGYCISYDQRLLVYDFVPNGTLESHLHGKNTRPVMDWATRVKVAAGAARGIAYLHEDCNPKIIHRDIKSSNILLDNNFEAQVSDFGLARLALELDACTHVTTRVMGTFGYLAPEYASSGKLTEKSDVFSFGVVLLELITGEKPVDNTRPSGDEGLVEWARPLLSQALKTGELGELPDPRLHENFDKREMFRMIEAAAACTRHSASMRPQMGKVGRFLDSLADIDLTSGITPGQSEAFNVANSADIRIFQQLAYGNPGSSSDYSHSHSYSYWSNQNDV from the exons ATGTCTTCTtcgccttctccttcttcttcggcATCTCCTCCGACTTCCACGGTGTCTCCTCCTACTCGACTACCATCTTCCCCGCCGCCGCTGCCGTCGCCTCCACCACCTCCTTCAGGTACCGTCCCCTCGCAGCCGGTGCCATCTCGCTCTCCGCCACCTGCCACTTCCCAGCCACCACCTTCCACTGTCCCTCCACGTCCTTCCGTACCTTCAGCTCCGACTACTCCTAATGCCCCACCTCCTCTAGCGACACAGCCTTCACATTCTAGTGCGCCGCCAACAGGTACTCCGCTACCACCATCGGCTAAGCCACCTAGGAGTTCGTCTTCACCACCACCAACACCGGCGTCCTCAAACCCTCCTTCGGTACTACCTGGTCTAACTTCGCCGCCCGGTTCTCCTCCTAGTAATTCTTCTGCAACTCCTAATCCACCTGGTCTTTCTCCTCCATCCCTAGTTACTCCTCCGGGCACTGCAATTGATCCTCATAAATCGAATCCCAATAGACCAAGCAATCGAAGTTCAGATGCGTCAGAGGGAGGTAGAAGCTCTGGAATTGGTGGCCTTTCGACTGGACCTGTTGTAGCTATTGGAGTTGTAATAGTTCTTATTGCATTTAGTTTGGTGGGATTTGCAGTTTGCATTATCAGGAAGCGCAGAAAAGCTGTTGCTGACCACAATGCAAGGGTTGTCATGCCTTCTTCATTTAGATCTTCAATTTCAG AATCATCCCTTTCAAGGTCCCCAACAGCCCCTCTTGTGCAACACCAGAAGTCTGAAACAACTTCAAGAACCAATTCATTATCTGAAACACCAAGGGCTG AGGGTGGATTTGGTTCTGTTTACAAAGGGTGCTTACCTGATGGAAGAGAAGTGGCCGTAAAGCAATTAAAAATTGAAAGTAGGCAAGGTGACCGTGAGTTCAAATCTGAAGTGGAGATTATCAGCCGTGTGCACCATCGCCATTTGGTTTCTCTTGTAGGGTATTGCATATCATACGATCAAAGGCTGCTTGTGTATGATTTTGTGCCCAATGGAACACTTGAATCTCATCTTCATG GGAAGAACACAAGACCTGTAATGGATTGGGCAACCAGGGTGAAGGTTGCTGCTGGTGCAGCTCGTGGCATTGCTTACCTGCATGAGGATT GTAATCCGAAAATAATTCATAGAGATATAAAGTCTTCCAACATTCTATTGGACAATAACTTTGAAGCTCAG GTTTCTGATTTTGGCCTTGCAAGGTTAGCTTTGGAACTGGATGCTTGTACACATGTAACTACTCGTGTGATGGGGACATTTGG GTATTTGGCACCTGAATATGCGTCCAGTGGCAAATTGACTGAAAAATCTGATGTTTTTTCTTTTGGTGTTGTGCTTTTGGAACTTATTACTGGAGAAAAGCCGGTTGACAATACAAGGCCATCGGGTGACGAGGGCCTTGTTGAGTGG GCACGACCATTGCTTTCCCAAGCACTTAAAACTGGCGAGCTTGGAGAATTACCTGATCCTAGACTCCATGAGAACTTTGATAAAAGAGAAATGTTCCGTATGATTGAAGCAGCCGCTGCATGTACCCGTCATTCAGCATCGATGAGGCCTCAAATGGGGAAG GTGGGCCGGTTTCTTGACAGTCTTGCCGACATCGATCTTACCAGCGGTATAACACCAGGACAGAGCGAAGCCTTCAATGTAGCTAATTCAGCGGACATCAGAATATTTCAGCAGTTGGCATATGGCAACCCTGGTTCTAGTTCTGACTACAGCCACTCCCATTCCTATTCCTATTGGAGTAATCAAAATGATGTATAA